In a genomic window of Pontibacter liquoris:
- a CDS encoding heavy metal translocating P-type ATPase, with protein MKETDKTIEFKPLKITSPRTAQVPGPQLANAACCSGGACNAVVKPQAAAEEARESYLPTIISLVLLVAGIVLDALEMPWFSGSVRLLTYGLAYVLVGWRVVWHAIRSVRSSFFNEFLLMTIATAGAFYLGDYAEGVAVMLFYVVGEHFQEAAVLRSRRSIKALIDNRPELVLVEAAEGLQAVKPQEVAIGAVIQLKPGEKVALDGELLTPAASFNTAALTGESKPDTKKQGEQVLAGMINLEKVIRLQVTAAYEDSALSRILQLVEQAGSRKASTQRFITRFAKVYTPIVFFLALGITLLPALLLESYVFGDWLYRALVFLVISCPCALVVSIPLGYFGGIGAASRNGILFKGANFLDQLTQVDTVVMDKTGTLTEGVFQVQEVHALTEDKAGFLATVAALEQHSTHPIAKAILACHDAAVPLLQASDVEEIAGQGLRGSLQGREVLVGNGKLLARYNVAYDPQLDAIPETTILVAINNRFAGYLVIADQLKEDAAVAMASLRALGVQQLVMLSGDKDAIVQKVATTLHLDAAYGNLLPQEKVARVEALQAQGRTVAFVGDGLNDAPVITLANVGMAMGGLGSDAAIETADVVIQTDQPHKIATAIQIGKKTKQVVWQNIGMAFGVKAVILVLGAVGLASMWGAVFADVGVALLAILNAVRIQHFKF; from the coding sequence ATGAAGGAAACAGATAAAACAATCGAGTTTAAACCCCTCAAGATTACCTCCCCCAGAACAGCCCAGGTACCCGGGCCGCAGCTTGCCAATGCCGCCTGCTGCTCGGGTGGTGCCTGTAATGCGGTCGTAAAACCCCAGGCAGCCGCTGAAGAGGCCAGGGAATCATACTTGCCGACCATCATCAGCCTTGTGTTGCTGGTAGCCGGTATTGTGCTGGATGCCCTGGAGATGCCCTGGTTTAGCGGGAGCGTAAGGCTGCTGACGTATGGCCTTGCCTATGTGCTGGTGGGCTGGCGCGTCGTATGGCATGCGATTCGGAGCGTGCGGAGTAGCTTTTTTAACGAGTTCCTGTTGATGACGATTGCCACGGCCGGGGCTTTTTACCTGGGCGATTATGCGGAGGGTGTGGCCGTAATGTTGTTTTATGTTGTGGGAGAACATTTTCAAGAAGCGGCGGTGCTGCGTTCGCGCAGGTCTATCAAAGCCCTGATCGATAATCGGCCCGAACTGGTCCTGGTAGAAGCTGCAGAAGGGCTGCAGGCAGTAAAGCCACAGGAGGTAGCCATTGGCGCTGTCATCCAGCTGAAGCCCGGAGAGAAGGTGGCACTGGATGGCGAACTGCTTACGCCCGCAGCGTCTTTTAATACGGCGGCGCTTACCGGAGAGTCGAAGCCAGATACTAAAAAACAGGGCGAGCAGGTGCTGGCAGGTATGATCAACCTGGAAAAAGTGATCCGGCTGCAAGTGACTGCTGCCTACGAAGACAGCGCCCTTTCCAGGATACTGCAGTTGGTGGAGCAGGCCGGCAGCCGTAAAGCCAGCACACAGCGATTCATTACCCGGTTTGCCAAAGTATACACCCCCATCGTTTTTTTCCTGGCCCTGGGCATTACGCTGCTGCCTGCCCTGCTGCTGGAAAGTTATGTGTTTGGCGACTGGCTTTACAGGGCGCTGGTATTTTTGGTTATTTCCTGCCCTTGCGCGCTGGTGGTGTCTATCCCGCTGGGCTATTTTGGCGGTATCGGAGCAGCGTCGCGCAACGGCATACTTTTTAAAGGAGCCAACTTTCTGGATCAGCTCACACAGGTAGATACGGTGGTGATGGACAAAACAGGTACGCTGACCGAAGGTGTTTTCCAGGTGCAGGAGGTACATGCGCTGACGGAAGACAAAGCCGGGTTTTTAGCAACTGTGGCCGCCCTGGAGCAGCATTCCACGCATCCGATTGCCAAGGCTATACTTGCCTGTCACGACGCTGCGGTGCCGCTTTTGCAGGCTAGTGATGTGGAAGAGATTGCCGGCCAAGGATTGCGCGGTAGCCTGCAGGGCCGGGAAGTGCTGGTGGGCAATGGCAAGCTGCTGGCCAGGTATAACGTTGCCTACGACCCGCAACTGGATGCCATACCTGAAACCACAATCCTGGTAGCCATCAACAACCGCTTTGCCGGTTACCTGGTTATTGCCGATCAACTGAAAGAAGATGCCGCCGTTGCCATGGCCTCGCTCCGTGCTTTGGGCGTGCAGCAACTGGTCATGCTCTCCGGCGACAAGGATGCCATCGTGCAGAAAGTGGCCACGACCCTACACCTGGATGCCGCATATGGCAACCTGCTGCCGCAGGAGAAGGTGGCCAGAGTGGAAGCGCTGCAGGCGCAGGGCCGCACAGTCGCTTTTGTAGGCGATGGCCTGAACGATGCGCCCGTCATAACACTGGCTAATGTCGGAATGGCCATGGGTGGGCTGGGCTCTGATGCTGCCATTGAAACGGCTGATGTGGTGATCCAGACCGACCAACCCCATAAAATTGCTACGGCTATACAGATCGGCAAAAAAACAAAGCAGGTGGTGTGGCAGAACATCGGCATGGCCTTTGGGGTGAAAGCGGTCATACTGGTATTGGGAGCTGTGGGGCTGGCCAGCATGTGGGGAGCTGTTTTTGCCGATGTGGGCGTAGCGCTGCTCGCCATCCTGAACGCAGTCCGTATTCAGCACTTCAAATTCTAA
- a CDS encoding gliding motility-associated C-terminal domain-containing protein, which translates to MYKRLLLSLLLFFLGFWTGAPVYAQDCIPQISASPAEASLCNNNEVTLTATAAASYQWSTGATTQVLKVTAPGTYSVKTTNADGCQGTSEDFVVTGPPDASISNPVYDFTYCSYSGSSAAFQLKVSNISTTKATNQQYVINWGDGTTDTYDNTFANTAHTYKAAGSYNLVLTVTGTDGCTSSSTERVFIGSNPGLGISSQGNSTGCAPATFDFKISGINNNSPYTNYTFQFDDGTPVLTYTQEQLEKLPRDPATNDVILTHTFSQSSSGKQNGFTLTGTAENPCSSSKATFEGIRISKGPEAKFGASSSTGCVNVPIIFTDQSTGGYDASTRTNVYNRNWEISPATGWQLTGGTLEDPRPSIKFTLPGVYTVKLTVSPLDPNSTCTGSSKEMTITISEPPKADFTLTGNGTCAPATFTTKNLSTGDDLRYAWQVSPTTGWNYATGSSATSATPSFTFTKAGTYKVILVASNNCSPSSQKETTIVIQEKPVVTLPAATAYCGPQTIAFAVANAAHAPTYDAKMSPISAYNWQVTGPAGASFTAGTSAASANPSLQFTTPGEYTVQVVATNGCGDSAPATQRITIHPLPQLTASSPKAAICLGEKTTIQVTGADTYTWSPATGLSATTGSQVTAAPTATTTYTITGKNTATNCTATTTFTVVVNNPPVVKATASVQQICLGQGTSTLTASGADTYTWAPATGLSSTTGASVIATPATTTTYTVTGVNQATGCSSSTKVTIQVNPLPVVNAGPDITICNKPVATKLAGSPEGGTWSGEHVSADGTFTPPVQTGTYELTYTYANQLGCTSSDKVVVTVEEAPVANAGSDQVVCLNSGAFSLQGFPAGGTWSGNQVDSKGTFTPAATGTFLLTYTFGTGSCATTDQVQVTVNALPQAPVVATPQPVCPGSGTSLQVSNPQGLIAWYDAPTGGQLLKEGATFDTPVLDRTTSYYVQTTIAGGCTSTRRMVTVTVHPATPAPVVDPVQLCGPGNTATLVANGTATMYEWYDAPTGGNLISDKRTFTTTALPASRSYYVQAIINGCISPRTEAKVEVYPVLSQNTLQGVATICAGQQPDVVQGSIPAGGDGSYTYQWESSITGAEAGFAAIPGTAAKNQDYAPAPLGRNTWFRRVVTSASCSNTSEAILVTVTPVIAGNTIALSGESEICQGSQGGEIVGSAPEGGNGTYTYTWQVSVTGAEGVYTAAPGDNRQPNYQPGTLTQSTWFRRIVNSGTCQQHISQPVRLLVYKPIAGNSISGEQIICAASSPLVLQGSQPSEGNSNYTFTWEMSTDGRTFEVATGQNNTVTYSPGPLTTTTWFRRIVSGGPCGINASNTVQVTVNPVITNNTITPVTPICSGQPAPELTGSLPAGGNGRYTFEWLASTTGANGTFTKASGNATNQTYAPGTLTQTTWYKRVVKSGECASTSPVVEVTVMPLPQAPTALPVTICENTTATLAVTEQTGTFRWYTSATAADPVFTGRTFTTPEPLTATTTYYVEAVNSSGCASATRVPVQVTVNRNISNNTLTAPVNQPICAGQTPAALTGTQPAGGNGTYTYRWESSTAGPNTGFAPITGATNSQYQPGALSANTWFRRVVISGPCSENYSAAVLLEVVPVISNNSITAAQTICAGDLPAAFSGSVPQGGTGQYTYLWESSTDGTTYTAAAGNNAEQQYKAPAPLTRTIWLRRIVLSGPCSRQESAPVKVTVLPAIAGNTLTSPEQTICAGDAPLALTGNTPTGGTGIYTYVWESSEDGTTYTTVAGISTNSSYQPQPLEKTTLFRRKVTSGACYSYSGTVRVVVNPGINQNEIAQSQEICTGSVPLPLTGAQPTGGNDQYTFRWEYSLTGAPSSFKAVAGNGTQRDYTPDKLTTTTWFRRVVVSGACTSVSNLVKIEVSPEIARNTIVLSQTIYAGQIPAPLTGSTPIGGNGSYTYEWQLSEDGVTYAAAPAPNTGKNYAPPALKKDTWFRRVVTSGGCSHTSEPVKISVTPAIGTNNIQADQVICYGNQPAILTGTKPMGGEGDYKFLWQASTQGPEAGWVTAAGNSSSQDYSPAPLTQTTWFRRIVISGTNTDMSAPVMITVKPAMSNNKISTSQIICYNTAPATLAGSLPTGGSGTYTYLWEMSTDGPAANFKTAPGANNRQDYTPPPLTRTTWFRRIVTSESCQALISNAVQVTITPLPAAPVAPAQTVCAGTSATLWATGTGGRLEWYASASGGNLLQAGNTYTTPVLTHNTTYYVQEISQTCASERTQVLVTVAEASASAGEDVAVVRGRSVELHASGGVTYSWSPAAGLSDATVANPVATPVETTTYTVTVLTPGGCTFTDDVTVTVLPFVDVPNTFTPNRDGINDTWEIANIEKYPNCTVEVFNQWGTLVFRSEGYGEKWDGRFNGQELPLATYYYVIRLNKTEKPLSGSITIVR; encoded by the coding sequence TTGTATAAACGCCTACTGCTGTCCCTGCTGCTTTTTTTCCTCGGATTTTGGACCGGTGCTCCTGTCTATGCGCAAGACTGCATTCCCCAGATCTCCGCCTCGCCGGCGGAAGCCAGCCTTTGCAATAACAATGAAGTGACGCTTACGGCCACTGCCGCAGCTTCCTACCAATGGTCTACCGGCGCAACCACCCAGGTGCTTAAAGTAACGGCACCCGGCACGTACTCAGTAAAAACCACCAATGCTGATGGATGCCAGGGTACTTCGGAGGATTTTGTGGTAACGGGCCCCCCGGATGCCAGCATCTCGAACCCGGTATATGACTTTACTTACTGCAGCTACTCAGGCAGTTCGGCTGCCTTCCAGCTAAAAGTCAGTAACATTTCGACCACCAAAGCTACTAACCAGCAATATGTTATCAATTGGGGAGATGGCACCACCGACACCTATGATAACACCTTTGCCAACACGGCCCATACCTATAAAGCGGCCGGTTCTTATAACCTGGTGCTGACGGTAACCGGCACCGACGGCTGCACGAGTTCCAGCACAGAGCGCGTTTTTATCGGCAGTAACCCGGGCCTTGGCATCTCGAGCCAGGGCAACAGCACAGGCTGCGCGCCGGCCACCTTCGATTTTAAGATATCAGGTATCAACAATAACTCGCCCTATACCAATTACACCTTTCAGTTCGACGACGGCACGCCGGTGTTAACCTATACCCAGGAACAGCTGGAAAAATTACCACGCGACCCGGCCACCAACGATGTGATCCTGACCCATACGTTCTCCCAGTCCTCGTCGGGCAAGCAAAACGGCTTTACCTTGACCGGAACGGCCGAAAACCCCTGCAGCTCCTCGAAGGCGACTTTTGAAGGCATCCGCATTTCGAAAGGCCCGGAAGCAAAGTTCGGCGCCAGCAGCAGCACCGGCTGTGTAAATGTACCGATCATTTTTACCGATCAGTCCACAGGGGGCTATGATGCCTCTACCCGCACCAACGTGTATAACCGTAACTGGGAGATCAGCCCAGCTACCGGCTGGCAGTTAACCGGGGGCACCCTGGAAGATCCCCGTCCCAGTATAAAATTTACCTTGCCGGGAGTATATACCGTGAAACTGACCGTCTCGCCGCTGGATCCCAACTCCACCTGCACCGGGAGCTCCAAGGAAATGACTATCACTATCAGCGAACCGCCCAAAGCGGATTTTACGCTGACCGGAAACGGCACCTGCGCCCCTGCCACTTTCACTACGAAAAATTTATCTACGGGTGATGATCTGCGCTATGCCTGGCAGGTAAGCCCCACTACGGGCTGGAACTATGCTACAGGCTCCAGCGCCACTTCTGCAACGCCGTCCTTTACGTTCACCAAGGCCGGCACCTACAAGGTTATACTTGTAGCAAGCAATAATTGCAGCCCGAGCAGCCAAAAAGAAACCACGATCGTCATTCAGGAGAAACCGGTGGTGACGCTGCCTGCGGCCACTGCTTACTGCGGCCCGCAAACCATTGCCTTTGCAGTTGCTAACGCCGCCCATGCGCCGACTTATGATGCCAAAATGAGCCCTATCAGCGCCTACAACTGGCAGGTAACCGGACCGGCCGGCGCCTCCTTTACGGCTGGAACCAGCGCTGCCTCGGCCAACCCGAGCCTGCAGTTTACAACGCCAGGCGAGTATACCGTGCAGGTGGTCGCCACCAACGGCTGCGGTGATTCAGCGCCCGCTACCCAGCGCATCACCATCCACCCGCTGCCCCAACTCACCGCTTCTTCTCCTAAAGCAGCCATCTGCCTGGGCGAAAAAACCACCATCCAGGTAACAGGAGCAGATACGTATACCTGGTCGCCGGCAACCGGGCTGAGTGCCACCACCGGCAGCCAGGTAACCGCAGCGCCCACAGCTACAACCACCTATACCATCACCGGTAAAAACACGGCCACTAACTGCACCGCCACTACTACCTTTACCGTGGTGGTTAATAACCCGCCAGTGGTGAAAGCTACTGCCAGCGTGCAGCAGATCTGCCTGGGCCAGGGGACATCCACTCTAACCGCCAGCGGCGCTGATACCTATACCTGGGCGCCTGCCACGGGCCTGAGCAGCACAACGGGCGCCAGCGTGATCGCGACGCCGGCGACCACCACAACCTATACCGTAACGGGCGTGAACCAGGCCACAGGCTGTAGCAGCAGCACAAAGGTAACCATACAGGTAAACCCGCTACCCGTAGTCAATGCCGGGCCGGATATAACCATTTGCAACAAACCTGTTGCGACCAAACTGGCCGGCAGCCCGGAAGGCGGCACATGGAGCGGGGAGCATGTATCGGCGGACGGCACCTTTACCCCTCCTGTTCAAACCGGCACCTATGAGCTGACCTATACTTATGCCAACCAGCTTGGCTGCACGAGTTCCGATAAAGTAGTGGTTACCGTAGAGGAAGCACCCGTTGCAAATGCCGGATCAGACCAGGTGGTTTGCCTCAACAGCGGGGCCTTTTCCCTGCAGGGCTTCCCGGCAGGGGGCACCTGGTCCGGAAACCAGGTGGACAGCAAGGGCACCTTCACACCGGCGGCTACAGGTACGTTCCTACTTACCTATACTTTCGGCACCGGCAGTTGCGCCACCACCGACCAGGTGCAGGTGACGGTAAACGCGCTGCCCCAGGCGCCTGTAGTAGCTACGCCGCAGCCCGTTTGCCCGGGGTCTGGCACCTCGCTACAGGTAAGCAACCCGCAGGGGCTGATTGCCTGGTACGATGCCCCTACCGGCGGCCAGCTCCTGAAAGAAGGTGCTACGTTTGACACCCCTGTACTGGATAGAACCACCTCATACTACGTGCAAACCACGATAGCAGGCGGCTGCACCAGCACCCGGCGCATGGTTACCGTAACAGTGCATCCAGCTACGCCAGCGCCTGTGGTAGACCCGGTGCAGCTCTGCGGACCGGGCAACACCGCCACATTGGTAGCCAATGGCACAGCCACCATGTATGAATGGTATGATGCGCCCACAGGTGGTAACCTGATCTCAGATAAACGAACTTTTACTACCACAGCACTTCCCGCGAGCCGATCATACTATGTGCAGGCCATCATCAATGGCTGTATCAGCCCGCGCACGGAAGCAAAGGTGGAGGTTTACCCGGTACTCTCGCAAAACACACTGCAAGGGGTAGCCACCATTTGCGCCGGCCAACAGCCTGATGTGGTGCAAGGTTCTATACCGGCCGGAGGCGATGGCTCCTATACCTACCAGTGGGAAAGCAGCATTACAGGCGCTGAAGCAGGATTTGCAGCCATCCCTGGTACTGCCGCCAAAAACCAAGACTACGCTCCTGCCCCACTGGGTCGAAACACGTGGTTTCGGCGCGTGGTAACCTCGGCCAGTTGCAGCAACACGTCCGAAGCCATACTTGTAACCGTAACACCCGTTATCGCCGGCAACACCATTGCCCTTAGCGGAGAATCAGAGATCTGCCAGGGAAGCCAGGGCGGAGAGATCGTGGGCAGCGCGCCCGAGGGCGGCAATGGCACTTATACTTATACGTGGCAGGTAAGCGTTACCGGCGCAGAAGGCGTTTATACTGCAGCCCCCGGTGATAACCGCCAACCGAATTACCAGCCCGGCACGCTGACGCAGAGCACCTGGTTCCGCCGTATTGTAAACTCCGGCACCTGCCAGCAGCACATCAGCCAGCCGGTACGCCTGCTGGTGTATAAGCCCATTGCCGGCAACAGCATTTCAGGAGAACAAATTATTTGCGCTGCCTCCTCGCCCCTGGTGCTTCAGGGAAGCCAGCCCTCGGAAGGAAACAGCAATTATACCTTTACCTGGGAGATGAGCACGGATGGCCGCACCTTTGAAGTGGCTACCGGGCAGAACAACACCGTTACCTACAGTCCGGGCCCGCTGACCACTACCACCTGGTTTAGAAGAATTGTGAGCGGCGGCCCCTGCGGCATCAACGCCAGCAATACCGTTCAGGTAACAGTAAACCCTGTGATCACCAACAACACCATTACGCCGGTTACGCCTATCTGTAGCGGCCAGCCCGCGCCGGAACTGACAGGCTCACTGCCAGCCGGCGGAAATGGCAGGTATACGTTTGAGTGGCTTGCCAGCACCACCGGGGCCAATGGCACATTTACGAAAGCATCCGGAAATGCTACCAACCAAACCTACGCACCAGGCACCCTTACCCAAACCACCTGGTACAAGCGCGTGGTGAAATCAGGCGAATGCGCCAGCACCTCGCCGGTGGTAGAAGTAACCGTCATGCCGCTTCCGCAGGCCCCTACTGCGCTGCCGGTTACAATTTGCGAGAACACCACCGCCACCCTGGCGGTTACCGAACAAACGGGCACTTTCCGGTGGTATACTTCTGCTACTGCCGCAGACCCGGTTTTCACGGGCCGCACCTTTACCACACCAGAGCCGCTTACGGCCACTACCACCTATTATGTGGAAGCAGTGAACAGCAGCGGCTGCGCGAGTGCAACCCGCGTGCCGGTACAGGTAACCGTAAACCGGAATATCAGCAACAACACGCTCACGGCACCGGTTAACCAGCCGATCTGTGCGGGCCAGACACCGGCTGCCCTTACGGGCACGCAGCCGGCAGGCGGAAACGGTACCTACACTTACCGCTGGGAAAGCAGCACCGCAGGTCCGAACACCGGGTTTGCGCCGATCACTGGCGCGACAAACAGCCAATACCAGCCAGGAGCGCTGAGTGCCAATACATGGTTCCGGCGGGTGGTTATTTCAGGCCCCTGCTCCGAAAACTACAGCGCCGCCGTGCTGCTGGAAGTGGTACCTGTGATCAGCAACAACTCCATCACCGCTGCCCAAACTATCTGCGCCGGCGATCTGCCTGCTGCTTTCTCCGGCTCCGTACCGCAGGGCGGAACCGGCCAGTATACGTACCTCTGGGAAAGCAGCACCGATGGCACGACCTATACGGCAGCAGCCGGCAACAATGCCGAACAACAGTATAAGGCCCCTGCCCCGCTCACCCGCACCATCTGGTTGCGCCGTATCGTACTTTCAGGCCCCTGCAGCCGCCAGGAGAGTGCCCCCGTGAAAGTAACCGTACTTCCTGCCATTGCCGGAAATACGTTAACATCACCGGAGCAAACCATCTGCGCGGGCGATGCACCCCTTGCCCTGACGGGCAATACTCCCACTGGCGGTACCGGTATTTATACATATGTATGGGAGAGCAGCGAAGACGGCACGACCTACACTACCGTAGCCGGCATCAGCACAAATAGCAGTTACCAGCCCCAGCCCCTGGAAAAGACTACCCTGTTCCGCCGTAAGGTTACCTCCGGTGCTTGCTACAGCTACTCCGGCACAGTGCGGGTGGTGGTTAATCCGGGCATCAACCAAAACGAAATAGCCCAAAGCCAGGAGATCTGCACCGGATCAGTGCCCCTGCCCCTTACCGGCGCGCAGCCGACGGGCGGAAACGACCAGTATACCTTCCGCTGGGAGTATTCGCTGACCGGCGCGCCATCCTCTTTCAAAGCTGTCGCAGGGAATGGAACCCAGCGCGACTATACTCCGGATAAACTGACGACCACGACCTGGTTCCGCCGCGTGGTGGTTTCAGGCGCCTGCACCAGCGTCTCCAACCTGGTCAAAATCGAAGTATCTCCAGAAATCGCCCGCAATACCATCGTCCTGTCGCAGACCATTTATGCCGGGCAGATACCGGCACCGCTAACTGGTTCTACACCGATTGGCGGCAATGGCTCCTATACCTATGAATGGCAACTGAGCGAGGACGGCGTGACATATGCTGCGGCACCGGCACCTAATACAGGCAAGAATTATGCGCCGCCCGCCCTGAAAAAAGACACCTGGTTCCGGCGTGTGGTTACGTCAGGGGGCTGCAGCCATACGTCAGAACCTGTGAAAATAAGCGTAACGCCTGCCATCGGCACAAACAACATCCAGGCCGACCAGGTGATCTGCTACGGCAACCAACCGGCTATCCTGACAGGCACCAAACCCATGGGCGGCGAAGGCGATTACAAGTTTTTGTGGCAGGCTAGCACGCAGGGCCCGGAGGCCGGCTGGGTAACAGCAGCAGGCAACAGCAGCAGCCAGGACTACAGCCCCGCACCGCTCACCCAAACCACCTGGTTCCGCCGCATCGTTATCTCCGGCACCAACACGGATATGAGTGCGCCGGTGATGATCACGGTGAAGCCGGCGATGAGCAACAACAAGATTAGCACCAGCCAGATAATCTGCTACAATACCGCGCCGGCTACGTTGGCTGGCTCGTTGCCAACCGGCGGAAGCGGCACCTATACTTACCTGTGGGAGATGAGCACGGACGGACCTGCAGCAAACTTCAAAACCGCCCCGGGCGCCAATAACAGGCAGGATTATACTCCGCCACCGCTCACACGCACCACCTGGTTCCGCCGCATCGTGACATCAGAGTCATGCCAGGCGCTGATCAGCAACGCCGTGCAGGTTACCATCACACCGCTTCCGGCAGCTCCGGTAGCACCTGCTCAGACAGTCTGCGCCGGCACGAGTGCCACTCTTTGGGCCACGGGCACCGGCGGACGACTGGAATGGTATGCCAGTGCTTCGGGCGGCAACCTGCTGCAGGCTGGCAACACCTATACCACGCCCGTGCTCACGCACAATACCACCTACTACGTGCAGGAAATTTCGCAGACCTGCGCCAGCGAGCGTACGCAGGTGCTGGTAACGGTAGCAGAAGCATCGGCCAGCGCCGGCGAAGATGTAGCCGTAGTACGTGGCCGCAGCGTGGAGCTGCATGCCTCCGGTGGCGTGACCTATAGCTGGTCGCCGGCGGCAGGCTTAAGCGATGCTACGGTTGCCAACCCGGTTGCTACGCCCGTTGAAACCACCACTTACACCGTAACCGTGCTCACGCCCGGCGGCTGTACGTTTACCGATGACGTGACAGTGACAGTGCTTCCTTTTGTAGATGTACCCAACACCTTCACGCCCAACCGCGACGGTATAAACGACACCTGGGAGATCGCCAACATCGAGAAATACCCCAACTGTACGGTAGAGGTGTTTAACCAGTGGGGCACGCTGGTCTTCCGTTCCGAAGGTTATGGCGAAAAATGGGATGGTCGCTTTAACGGGCAGGAGCTGCCGCTGGCAACTTACTACTATGTTATCCGGCTAAATAAAACGGAAAAGCCGCTTTCCGGCAGTATTACCATTGTTAGATAA
- a CDS encoding PorP/SprF family type IX secretion system membrane protein, whose translation MQKLFALAFALLTAMQVLAQQKPQYTQYTLNNYLLNPAISGIEDYADLRLGTRQQWAGLEGAPQSYYLTLHMPLNKDVIPSYRGGRGNELPKEASTKRTNMYRRVRPHHGLGAMAMTTQTGPLSRSSFSASYAYHLPVSKTTRISAGVAPGLVQYSLDPSLVKTANSNDPAIMDGRVNEVKFDLTMGLWLYSQNYYVGVSGAQLVPARRRYIQTGTPEDRDGKLQKHYFATAGLRLDVSPALSFIPSVMVKLAQPSPASVDANLKALYGNRVWAGISYRHKDAVAGMAGINISPLLDVAYSYDASTSPLGVSHGGSHEVVLGLKLRNTSKVICPVWAW comes from the coding sequence ATGCAGAAACTTTTCGCCTTAGCTTTTGCCCTCCTAACAGCAATGCAGGTCCTGGCCCAGCAAAAGCCCCAGTATACCCAGTATACCCTCAACAATTACCTGCTGAACCCAGCTATAAGCGGGATAGAGGACTATGCCGATTTACGGCTGGGAACAAGGCAGCAATGGGCCGGGTTAGAAGGTGCACCCCAGTCATATTATCTGACGCTGCACATGCCCCTGAACAAAGATGTGATTCCCTCCTACCGCGGTGGCAGAGGAAACGAGCTGCCGAAAGAAGCCTCCACTAAACGCACGAACATGTACCGGCGCGTGCGCCCGCATCATGGCCTGGGCGCCATGGCCATGACCACGCAGACCGGCCCTTTATCGCGCAGCAGCTTTAGCGCCAGCTATGCTTACCACCTGCCAGTTTCCAAGACCACGCGTATTTCGGCAGGCGTTGCACCGGGGCTGGTGCAGTATAGCCTGGACCCGAGCCTGGTGAAAACGGCCAACAGCAACGACCCTGCTATTATGGACGGGCGCGTAAATGAAGTAAAGTTCGACCTGACGATGGGCCTTTGGCTCTATTCTCAGAATTACTATGTAGGCGTATCGGGGGCGCAGCTGGTACCGGCCAGGCGCCGGTACATTCAGACGGGTACGCCGGAAGACCGGGATGGGAAACTACAGAAACACTATTTTGCGACAGCCGGCCTGCGCCTGGATGTAAGCCCGGCACTTTCGTTCATCCCCTCGGTGATGGTGAAGTTGGCCCAGCCCAGCCCTGCCTCGGTTGATGCCAACCTGAAAGCGCTTTACGGCAACCGCGTATGGGCAGGCATTTCGTACCGGCACAAAGATGCGGTGGCCGGCATGGCAGGGATCAACATCAGCCCGCTGCTGGATGTAGCCTACTCCTACGATGCCAGCACCTCGCCGCTGGGGGTATCGCATGGCGGCAGCCACGAAGTGGTGCTGGGCCTGAAGCTGCGCAACACAAGTAAAGTGATTTGCCCGGTGTGGGCATGGTAA
- a CDS encoding heavy-metal-associated domain-containing protein — MKTYKFKTTINCGNCVKAVTPHLNKLEGIADWNVDTNNPDKVLEVSTDSLDADTIKSTVEKAGFKAEKIS; from the coding sequence ATGAAAACCTATAAATTCAAAACAACCATTAATTGCGGCAACTGCGTGAAAGCGGTTACCCCACATCTGAATAAACTGGAAGGTATAGCCGACTGGAACGTAGATACCAACAATCCCGACAAAGTGCTGGAGGTATCAACCGATTCACTGGATGCTGACACGATCAAAAGCACGGTAGAAAAAGCCGGTTTCAAGGCCGAAAAGATCAGCTAA